CACTACGGCATCAGCGATGTGTACGGCGGACACTTTCGCCGCATCCAGGTAACCGATGAGAATCGCAAAGGGCTGCTGGGCCAGGCCAGCATTCTTTCCGTAACCTCCTACGCCACGCGCACCGCGCCGACCATTCGCGGCAAGTGGCTGCTGGAAAATCTAATGGGTACGCCGCCGCCGCCGCCGCCGCCCGATGTCCCGTCGCTTGAAGAAAAGAAGGGCGAGGACGGCAAGCTCCTCACCATGCGCCTGCAGATGGAGGCGCACCGCGCCAACCCGTCCTGCGCCAGTTGCCATCGCGTGATGGACCCGCTTGGTTTTGCGCTCGAAAACTTCGACGCTACCGGAAAATGGCGCGACCAGGACGGCTCGGGGCGCATTGACTCCTCCGGCGTGCTGCCCGACGGGACCAAGTTTCAAGGCCCCGCCGAGTTGCGCAAGATTCTGCTGGCGCAGCCCGAGCAGTTCATCCACACTGTAACCGAGCGCCTCCTGACCTACGCGCTGGGCCGCGGCGTCGAGTATCAGGACCAGCCCGCCATCCGCCAGATCATGCGCGACGCCGCACAGGGCGGCACGCACTGGTCGGCGCTGATCAGCGGCATTGTGAAAAGTGTTCCCTTTCAGATGAGAAGGAGAGCCGAGCCATGAGCGATATAACGAAACGACCCATGATGATCTTCAAAAAAGCGATTCCGCGTCGGACATTCCTGCAAGGAGCTGGCGCCACTCTCGCGTTGCCGCTGCTGGATTCGATGGTCCCCGCGCTCGCCGCTGTCGGTGATCCCGCGGCGAAGCCCGCGCTGCGCTTCGCCACCGTCTACACCGCCAACGGCATGATGATGGACAAGTGGACTCCGGCGGCGGTGGGAAGTAATTTTGAAATCACTCCCATCCTCGAACCACTCACGCCCTTCCGCAATCAGATGCTGGTGTTGAGCGGGTTGAATCACGCCAGCGGCCGCGCGCTTGCTGGTGAGAACACCGGCGACCACGCTCGCGCCGGGGCGACGTATCTCACCGGTGTGCATCCGAAGAAGACCGAAGGCGCCGACACGCGCGCCGGAGTCTCCGCCGACCAGATCGTCGCGCGCGAACTGGGCAAGCAGACGCGCCACGCCTCGCTCGAACTCGCTCTCGACACGCCCGAGTTGCTGGGCCAGTGCGAGGCCGGCTACACCTGCGCCTACATGAACACGCTTTGCTGGCGCAGCGAGACTACGCCCATGCCCATGGAAAATCGCCCGCGCATGGTCTTCGAGCGGCTGTTCGGCGACAACGATTCGACCGACCCGGCGGTGCGTCTGCGCCAGATTCAGAGCGACCGCAGCATCCTCGATTCCGTGCGCGGCAAAGTGAACGCGCTGATCGCCGATGTGGGCTCCGCCGACAAGGCCAAGCTCAGTGAGTATCTCGACGCCGTGCGCGACGTGGAGCGCGGCATCCGCCTCGCCGAAGAACAGTCCGGGCGCGAACTGCCCGTGCTGACCCGTCCCGAAGGCGTTCCCGCGACATTTACGGAACATGCGAAGTTAATGTACGACTTGATGCTGCTGGCCTTCCAGACCGATCAGACGCGCGTCATCACCTTCATGACCGGGCGCGAGTTTGGCGGACGCACCTACCGCGAGATTAATATTCCCGACGGCCATCACGGCCTCACGCACCACCAGTACAAGCCCGACAAGATCGAGAAGGTCATCAAGATCAATATCTATCAAGCGCAACACTTCGCCAACTTCCTCGAGCGCATGAGGAACACGCCCGACGGCGACGGGTCGCTGCTGGACCACAGCATGATCCTCTACGGCGGGAGCCTGAGCGACGGCAACCTGCACCTGCACGACAATCTCCCCATCCTGCTGATGGGCGGCGCGAACGGCCAGATCAAAGGCGGCCGCCACCTGCGCTTCCCCGGCGACACCCCCATGCCCAACCTGCTGCTGACCATGCTGGACATGGCCGGCGTGCACCTCGACAGTCTGGGTGACAGCAATGGCCGGCTAATCCTTTAATGAGGGGAGTCGGGAGTTGGGGAAGCCCGATCATCCTTCCGTTCTGGTGCGGGATTGGATGGGATAAGTGATCTGCTCAGTCCACGTTGCAGGTTGGGAATTCCCGTTGGTAGAACAGAACATTCTGTTTCTTATTGAAGCGAGTACTGTCTACGATCTCGAGTTTCCAATTGCGTCTGCGGCCTGGAGGCGTCGGGAGCTTAAGCTCTAACCGGTAAAATTCTTTAATTTGTTTATACATAGCGGTAATTCTAGGCCGAATGGCTTCCTTGACATGCTTCGGCATATTCGGATCGAGTGTCCTGGGCATCCGAAGCATCCACCCTCCCGTTGCTTTCACCATTTCTTCCACTTCGTCAAGATCGTCAGGGTAATAATACGTCCTGTCGTTCATGGCGGTAGGTTCGCTTAGCGTAATTGCAAACAACCTGATTCCAACAGCGACCAACGCGCGCCGTACTTCGTCCGCAGAACGGCGGCTGGCATTATCCTCCCCATCGGTAATTAGATAAATCACATCTCCGTCTCCCGATGGCCCAAAAAGCTTAATGGCATCAAGAATGGTATCGCGGAGGCCGGTCGTCCTGTTCTTGTTGGGTGGGTCCAGCGGCTTATCGATGATCAAATGAAGCCGCTCAATTAGAAGGTTTGAATCGGATTAAAAATCCATCTGCGTCCTAAATCCGGTCGAAAAGCTCGCCAGCGCCAGAGCGTTTCCGCCTGTAAGTTCCCGAATGGCATCGGCCGCCGCCTGGACTGCGAAATTCCATATCTCGTGGTCCAAAGTTATACTTCCGCTCACGTCGAGAAGCATCAGAATGCGTCGGGGCTGGTGATCAATCATGGCCGACTTTATTTCGACAGGCTTTCCCCGGAACTCCCCTCGAAAACTGGAGATATCCAATCCGGCAACCAGCTCGCCTCGGGAATCTATTACGCCAACGGGTACGCTTTGTTGCAGGCACGACTCCTGCCCCAGGAGAATGCGCTCTGTGAGGAGCAATAGAATTAATATTCGACTAAGGTTGGTCGAATTCATGGCCTTTTTCATCATTACAAACGCTACTTGGGCAGCACCACTGCCGGGGGCGGCTCGGTGCGCTGGCTTTGGTTCATCTGGAATTCGTAGGAGTCGGCCACCGCGGTGAAGTAACCCGGCGTGTCGAGCGGCGTCGCGCCCAGCTTGAGCAGCAGGTCGCGCGTGCCGGGGCGCAGGATTTCGCCCAACTCATCGCCCTTGGGGACCCAGGGGAGGCGGTTGCCGGAGGCGATGGTCAGCGGCGTCTGCTGATACTTGTCTTTGATGTTCACGTTGGCGCCTTTGCCGGCGAGGTAACTAATAATCGCGTCGGCGCCGCTCAACGACGCGCCGTGCAGCGCGGCCAAGCCGTCTTCGGTCTGGGCGTTCACGTCGTTGCCCATCTCGACGGCGAGCTTCACGGCCTCGAAGGCCAGCTTCTTTTCATCGTCGGTCAGGTCCTGCGCGCGACCCACTCCGGCGGCCACCATCAGCGGCGACAGATTGGCCTTGGTCGCCACGCGCGGATCAGCGCCCTTCTCCTGCAACATGCGCATGGACATCACGTCGCCGGTTACCGCGGCCAGCAGAAACGCCGTTCCGCCGACCAGGTTGCCGCCGCCGTAGCCGCCCACGGGCGGGCCTTTCACCAGACGCAGGTTGGGGTCCGCGCCGCGCGCCAGCAACGCCTTCACTAGCCCCTGCAAATTCGGGCGGAAGATATACGCCTGATAGTTGGCGTAGGCGATCCCGTTCAGATGGGTCATGCCCGTGGTCATGGAGTAGTGCAGCGCGGTGGCGCCGTACTCGTCGCGGGCGTTGGCGTCGGCGCCCTGTTCCAATAGAAACTGCGCCAGCGCCTCATGCCCGCTGGCCGCGGCCATTAAGAGCGGCGTCATGGTGCCGGTGGTTCCCGGCTCGGGCGGAGTCTCAGCTTTGATGGACGACGGCGGCGGCGGGGGATATTGGAGAATGGGCGGCCCGGTAATTTTCTTGACCGGCATGGCCTCGTTGACGTCGGCACCAGCGGCCAGCAGGACGCGCGTGGTCTCGATATCGCCGACGCGAGCGGCGAACATCATGGGCGAGAATCCGCCCTTCGAGCGCAGATGAATGTCCGCGCCCTTGTCGATCAAAACTTTGGCCACGTCGGCGTGCTTCTGCGCGACGGCCCACATCAGCGCGGTCTGCCCCATCTCGGCGTCAACGGCTTCCAGGCGCGCGTCGGCC
This window of the Acidobacteriota bacterium genome carries:
- a CDS encoding ankyrin repeat domain-containing protein, translating into MRAQHMLNAPRTTLLAALLLCAGSAYSADLRVVDAAKSKNREAVRALIAERADVNAAQPDGATALHWAAHWDDAATVDALLAAGASPRTANEYGVTPLTLACRNSNAAIIRSLLKAGADHSAALPSGETVLMTCARSGSAEGAKLVAEADARLEAVDAEMGQTALMWAVAQKHADVAKVLIDKGADIHLRSKGGFSPMMFAARVGDIETTRVLLAAGADVNEAMPVKKITGPPILQYPPPPPSSIKAETPPEPGTTGTMTPLLMAAASGHEALAQFLLEQGADANARDEYGATALHYSMTTGMTHLNGIAYANYQAYIFRPNLQGLVKALLARGADPNLRLVKGPPVGGYGGGNLVGGTAFLLAAVTGDVMSMRMLQEKGADPRVATKANLSPLMVAAGVGRAQDLTDDEKKLAFEAVKLAVEMGNDVNAQTEDGLAALHGASLSGADAIISYLAGKGANVNIKDKYQQTPLTIASGNRLPWVPKGDELGEILRPGTRDLLLKLGATPLDTPGYFTAVADSYEFQMNQSQRTEPPPAVVLPK
- a CDS encoding DUF1552 domain-containing protein — translated: MMIFKKAIPRRTFLQGAGATLALPLLDSMVPALAAVGDPAAKPALRFATVYTANGMMMDKWTPAAVGSNFEITPILEPLTPFRNQMLVLSGLNHASGRALAGENTGDHARAGATYLTGVHPKKTEGADTRAGVSADQIVARELGKQTRHASLELALDTPELLGQCEAGYTCAYMNTLCWRSETTPMPMENRPRMVFERLFGDNDSTDPAVRLRQIQSDRSILDSVRGKVNALIADVGSADKAKLSEYLDAVRDVERGIRLAEEQSGRELPVLTRPEGVPATFTEHAKLMYDLMLLAFQTDQTRVITFMTGREFGGRTYREINIPDGHHGLTHHQYKPDKIEKVIKINIYQAQHFANFLERMRNTPDGDGSLLDHSMILYGGSLSDGNLHLHDNLPILLMGGANGQIKGGRHLRFPGDTPMPNLLLTMLDMAGVHLDSLGDSNGRLIL